In Scleropages formosus chromosome 20, fSclFor1.1, whole genome shotgun sequence, a single window of DNA contains:
- the anks3 gene encoding ankyrin repeat and SAM domain-containing protein 3: protein MSELSDEASESEQLGASLSLWLGGTGGQLVRLEELDVPLDLHTACSIGQYDVVAECIRRRDVDLDCKNIGGWTPLMYAAYIGHDNIANLLLEAGVNVNATTPKGQTPLMLAASCGNESIAYFLLQQGAEMEMKDARGWTALFHCTSTGHQQMVKFLLDNNANANIKEPISEFSLLMEAAASGHEIIAQYLLEHGVKVEERNAKGETARALAILYGHTKIASLIDMHCARSKAGHFEDLSSSEDSDSAPRRPRLARSKIKGPSIHDGPQAIAKFGVGGTGRHYEPTVAPPGYVTFRDMGEQNDRICNRDVTSPINELDGQSNSSRDDSPFFYNDMPTMRSSSSSSEGFPRMAGLSHEASLESSEDSDQAKRSSARRGKSHHHKGRNRHGSSEISGIGGNGTCQMPGLAGQHPAYTGPKDLVEFLEQIGFSKYLPLLEEQDIDLRIFLTLTENDLKEVGITLFGPKRKMTSAIARWHSRARPPSDALEQAYADRLEAEMQEMAIQLHKRCEEVEILQGQVSQEKELRTVMEGCLMEDKTAWRRVHAELVDLHRLAQEMGADLEKTRTCQRELFSRLWSDRVIVPGEGKVRLKAETGGKGNKILEEFKSLGLTELMLKMEAYENEMGKNLQVLTQSLRRLSTAEKVTENWEAS, encoded by the exons ACCTGGACTGTAAGAACATCGGTGGATGGACTCCTCTGATGTACGCTGCCTATATTGGGCATGACAACATTGCAAACCTTTTGCTTGAGGCCGGAGTGAATGTGAACGCCACCACCCCTAAGGGGCAGACGCCTCTTATGCTGGCAGCCAGCTGTGGAAACGAGAGCATTGCCTACTTCCTGCTGCAG CAAGGTGCAGAGATGGAAATGAAGGATGCGAGGGGCTGGACGGCTCTGTTCCACTGTACCAGCACTGGACATCAGCAGATGGTGAAGTTCCTGCTGGACAATAATGCCAATGCCAACATCAA GGAACCCATTTCTGAATTCTCCCTCTTAATGGAGGCCGCTGCTTCAGGACATGAAATAATCGCTCAGTACCTCCTAGAGCAC GGGGTAAAGGTGGAAGAGAGGAATGCTAAGGGCGAGACAGCCCGTGCCCTGGCCATTCTCTATGGTCACACCAAGATTGCCAGCCTCATCGACATGCATTGTGCCAGGTCCAAAGCAG GGCACTTTGAGGACCTCAGCTCTTCTGAAGACTCGGACAGCGCTCCCCGAAGGCCACGCCTCGCCCGCAGCAAAATCAAGGGGCCCAGCATTCACGATGGACCACAGGCCATAGCCAAGTTTGGAGTGGGAGGCACCGGCAGACACTACG AACCCACAGTGGCCCCCCCAGGCTACGTGACATTCCGAGACATGGGGGAGCAAAACGATAGAATTTGTAACCGCGACGTCACTTCGCCCATCAATGAGCTGGACGGgcagagcaacagcagcagag ACGACAGCCCCTTCTTCTACAATGACATGCCCACcatgaggagcagcagcagcagcagcgagggCTTCCCTCGCATGGCAGGCCTGAGTCACGAGGCCTCGCTGGAGAGCAGCGAG GACTCCGACCAGGCGAAGAGGAGCTCGGCCCGACGGGGCAAGAGTCACCATCACAAGGGCAGGAATCGCCACGGAAGCAGCGAGATCTCTGGCATTGGCGGCAATGGCACCTGTCAGATGCCCGGGCTTGCCGGGCAACACCCTGCCTACACGGGCCCCAAG GACTTGGTTGAGTTTCTTGAACAGATTGGCTTCTCAAAGTACCTCCCtttgctggaggagcaggacaTTGACCTGCGCATATTCCTCACCCTCACCGAGAACGATCTAAAGGAAGTGGGCATCAC GCTCTTTGGGCCCAAGCGGAAAATGACTTCTGCCATTgccaggtggcacagcagagcCAGGCCCCCTAGCGATGCCTTGGAACAGGCCTACGCTGACCGACTGGAGGCCGAGATGCAGGAGATGGCCATACAGCTGCACAAG CGCTGCGAGGAGGTGGAAATCCTCCAGGGCCAGGTGTCGCAGGAGAAGGAGCTGCGCACAGTAATGGAGGGATGTCTGATGGAGGACAAGACAGCCTGGAGAAGAGTGCACGCTGAGCTGGTAGACCTCCACAGGCTGGCTCAGGAGATGGGCGCCGACCTGGAGAAAACGCG AACCTGTCAGAGGGAGCTCTTCTCGCGCCTGTGGAGCGACAGAGTCATCGTACCTGGTGAAGGCAAGGTCAGGCTCAAAGCAGAGACTGGTGGGAAAG GAAATAAGATTTTGGAGGAATTTAAATCCCTGGGCCTCACAGAGCTTATGTTGAAGATGGAAGCTTATGAGAATGAGATGG GAAAGAATCTCCAGGTGCTGACCCAAAGCCTGAGGAGGCTAAGTACCGCAGAGAAGGTTACAGAGAACTGGGAGGCATCCTAG